Proteins encoded within one genomic window of Halomonas sp. YLGW01:
- a CDS encoding GntR family transcriptional regulator: MTTSSPDLSTPEVRTLAERVFNQLQSDIVRGDLAPGSKITEPGLSKAYGISRGPLREAMRRLETHRLIERVPHVGARVVKLSMKELIELFDVREALESMAARLAAEHMTAEEIAGLREVLAVHERQADLRRGEAYFQREGDLDFHYRIVQGSHNRMLMTILCDDLYYLVRLYRTQFSASGTRPQRAFVEHHRIVDAIEAGDAELSELLMRRHVSASRANVAERYAAILDQESSPTP, translated from the coding sequence ATGACAACGTCCTCACCCGATCTCTCGACCCCGGAAGTGCGCACCCTGGCAGAGCGAGTCTTCAACCAGCTGCAGAGCGACATCGTGCGCGGTGACCTGGCGCCGGGCAGCAAGATCACCGAACCCGGCCTCTCCAAGGCCTATGGCATTTCCCGTGGCCCGCTGCGTGAAGCCATGCGTCGGCTCGAGACGCATCGCCTGATCGAGCGGGTGCCACATGTCGGCGCCCGGGTGGTCAAGCTGTCGATGAAGGAGCTGATCGAGCTGTTCGATGTGCGCGAGGCGCTGGAGAGCATGGCCGCCAGGCTCGCCGCCGAGCACATGACCGCCGAGGAGATCGCGGGCCTGCGTGAGGTGCTGGCCGTGCATGAGCGCCAGGCCGATCTCCGGCGTGGCGAAGCCTACTTCCAGCGGGAAGGGGATCTCGACTTTCATTACCGGATCGTCCAAGGCAGCCACAATCGCATGCTGATGACGATTCTCTGTGATGACCTTTATTACCTGGTGCGGCTCTATCGCACCCAGTTCAGCGCCAGTGGCACCCGGCCGCAGCGGGCCTTCGTCGAGCACCATCGTATTGTCGATGCCATCGAGGCCGGCGATGCCGAGCTCTCCGAGCTCCTGATGCGTCGCCATGTTAGCGCATCGAGAGCCAATGTCGCCGAGCGCTATGCCGCCATTCTCGATCAGGAATCCTCACCGACCCCGTGA
- the pabB gene encoding aminodeoxychorismate synthase component I, with protein sequence MSSRLEITPLPYRPDPLGYFGPLRERRGAVLLDSGRPQGPGGRYDIISAEPLALMSVSPSGQVDCDIDPPLPEEPIAAQKALLSRLAVEAPESDLPFLGGLIGYWSYDFGRCLEPIAGQAADLVDLPWSRVGLYDWAIIQDHALGESFLVADRKRRAQVEGWLAADAPISAPFAIISPFAGEQDRAGYGERFRAVQRYIHAGDCYQINLTQRFSAPYRGDLWQAYLHLREATPTPFAGYMAWDDKAVLSLSPERFLQCHAGHVEARPIKGTRPRGDTPEQDVALAKELKASAKDRAENVMIVDLLRNDLSRACAPGSVRVPQLCGLESYANVHHLVSVVEGRLADDQTPLDILAAAFPGGSITGAPKIRAMQIIDELEPSRRSVYCGSLGYIDQRGHMDTSIAIRTAVASDGQLHLWGGGGLVADSEEDAEYVETLDKIRHLLTALSDAEPQ encoded by the coding sequence ATGAGTTCACGACTGGAAATCACGCCACTGCCCTATCGGCCGGACCCGCTCGGCTACTTTGGCCCGTTACGCGAGCGTCGCGGTGCCGTGCTGCTCGATAGCGGACGCCCGCAAGGTCCTGGGGGACGCTATGACATCATCAGCGCCGAGCCACTGGCCCTGATGAGTGTCAGCCCCTCCGGCCAGGTCGACTGCGATATCGACCCGCCGCTGCCTGAAGAGCCGATCGCCGCGCAGAAGGCCCTGCTTTCACGGCTCGCCGTGGAGGCACCGGAGAGCGACCTGCCCTTCCTCGGCGGCCTGATCGGCTATTGGAGCTACGACTTCGGCCGGTGCCTGGAGCCGATTGCCGGCCAGGCCGCGGACCTCGTCGACCTGCCCTGGAGCCGGGTCGGTCTCTATGACTGGGCGATCATCCAGGATCATGCGCTCGGCGAGAGCTTCCTGGTGGCCGATCGGAAGCGCCGCGCCCAGGTGGAAGGCTGGCTGGCGGCCGACGCCCCGATCAGTGCGCCCTTCGCCATCATCTCCCCCTTCGCAGGCGAGCAGGACCGGGCGGGCTATGGCGAGCGCTTTCGCGCCGTACAGCGCTATATTCATGCCGGCGACTGCTACCAGATCAATCTGACCCAGCGCTTCAGCGCCCCCTACCGGGGCGACCTGTGGCAGGCCTACCTGCACCTGCGCGAGGCGACCCCCACGCCCTTCGCCGGCTACATGGCCTGGGATGACAAGGCAGTGCTGTCGCTGTCACCGGAGCGGTTCCTGCAGTGTCATGCAGGCCACGTCGAGGCCCGTCCGATCAAGGGCACGCGCCCGCGAGGCGATACCCCCGAGCAGGATGTGGCCCTGGCCAAGGAGCTCAAGGCCAGCGCCAAGGATCGCGCCGAGAACGTGATGATCGTCGATCTGCTGCGCAACGACCTGAGCCGGGCCTGCGCTCCTGGGAGCGTGCGGGTGCCCCAGCTGTGCGGACTGGAAAGCTACGCCAACGTGCACCATCTGGTCAGCGTGGTCGAGGGACGCCTGGCCGATGATCAGACGCCGCTGGACATCCTGGCGGCGGCCTTCCCGGGTGGCTCGATCACCGGCGCGCCGAAGATTCGCGCCATGCAGATCATCGACGAGCTGGAGCCCAGCCGGCGCAGCGTTTACTGCGGAAGCCTGGGCTATATCGACCAGCGTGGGCACATGGACACTTCGATCGCCATCCGGACCGCAGTGGCCAGTGACGGGCAGCTGCACCTATGGGGCGGTGGCGGCCTGGTCGCCGACTCGGAGGAGGATGCCGAATACGTCGAGACCCTGGACAAGATCCGGCACCTGCTGACGGCGCTGAGCGACGCCGAGCCGCAGTGA
- a CDS encoding phosphoadenosine phosphosulfate reductase family protein, whose amino-acid sequence MDFDIDAINRDLGHDPEAMTRWALGLGQHAICTTNFRPFEAVILHMVTRVKPDIPVVWMDSGYNTEATYRFADEVIKRLDLNLVSYLPKRTRAHREALEGAMPTIDDPRHAAFTEEVKLEPFTRALREMAPQVWLTALRAEDTPERAKMQPVSINDDGLIKVAPVLHWSAKDMYEYLVKHDLPNNFDYFDPTKVEDKRECGLHLQH is encoded by the coding sequence ATGGACTTTGACATCGACGCCATCAATCGCGACCTCGGCCACGACCCGGAGGCCATGACCCGCTGGGCGCTGGGCCTCGGTCAGCATGCCATCTGCACCACCAACTTCCGCCCCTTCGAGGCGGTGATCCTGCATATGGTCACCCGGGTCAAGCCGGACATCCCGGTCGTCTGGATGGACTCGGGCTACAACACCGAGGCCACCTACCGCTTCGCCGACGAGGTCATCAAGCGGCTTGACCTGAATCTGGTCAGCTACCTGCCCAAGCGCACCCGTGCCCACCGGGAAGCCCTGGAAGGCGCCATGCCGACCATCGATGACCCGCGCCATGCCGCCTTCACCGAGGAGGTCAAGCTCGAGCCCTTCACTCGCGCCCTGCGCGAAATGGCCCCGCAGGTCTGGCTGACCGCCCTGCGTGCCGAGGACACTCCCGAACGCGCCAAGATGCAGCCGGTGTCGATCAACGACGATGGCCTGATCAAGGTCGCCCCGGTATTGCACTGGAGCGCCAAGGACATGTACGAGTATCTGGTCAAGCACGACCTGCCCAACAACTTCGACTACTTCGACCCCACCAAGGTGGAAGACAAGCGCGAGTGCGGTCTGCACCTTCAGCACTGA